Proteins encoded in a region of the Equus asinus isolate D_3611 breed Donkey chromosome X, EquAss-T2T_v2, whole genome shotgun sequence genome:
- the LOC106832720 gene encoding melanoma-associated antigen B3 → MPRSQKHKLQTHEKRRQSQGGTQAPKGAQVTATKQEAFPSSSPPPFGVITPQGKPGARSHSPLKKPQRALSTTTMSAGVSHTRSYEGANRKTAKKCSSYQAPLSTVQSQRDPLTKVTGMLVQFLLHMLKMKKPIVKADMLKVVDKKYKSRFLEILKRASFSMEVVFGVDLKEVDSAKHSYILVNKMDLPNNGTVSCGRGFPKPGLLMNLLGVIFLKGNCATEEEIWKFLNKMRVYAGKKHFIFGEPRKLITQDLVKLKYLEYQQVPNSDPPRYEFLWGPRAHAETSKMRVLEFLAKINHTVPSAFESCYKEALRDEEERAQATGALRADTNATSSECCGPCLAAPPTSSEVEADSSLCG, encoded by the coding sequence ATGCCTCGGAGTCAGAAGCATAAGCTCCAAACCCATGAGAAACGCCGCCAATCCCAAGGTGGGACCCAGGCACCGAAGGGTGCTCAGGTCACTGCAACCAAGCAGGAAGCATTCCCCTCCTCGTCCCCTCCTCCTTTTGGTGTTATTACTCCTCAGGGAAAGCCTGGTGCTAGGTCACATAGCCCTCTCAAGAAGCCTCAGAGAGCCCTATCCACCACCACTATGTCTGCAGGTGTTTCTCACACAAGATCATATGAAGGAGCCAACCGCAAAACTGCGAAAAAATGCAGTTCCTACCAGGCCCCACTCTCCACTGTGCAGTCTCAAAGAGACCCTCTAACCAAGGTGACCGGTATGTTGGTGCAGTTCCTGCTGCACATGCTCAAGATGAAAAAGCCCATTGTGAAAGCAGATATGCTGAAGGTTGTCGATAAAAAGTACAAAAGTCGCTTCCTTGAGATCCTCAAAAGAGCTTCTTTCAGTATGGAGGTGGTATTTGGTGTTGACTTAAAGGAAGTCGATTCTGCCAAGCATTcctacatccttgtcaacaaGATGGACCTGCCCAACAATGGGACAGTGAGCTGTGGCAGAGGATTTCCCAAGCCCGGTCTCCTAATGAATCTCCTGGGTGTGATCTTCCTGAAGGGTAACTGCGCCACTGAGGAGGAGATCTGGAAATTCCTGAATAAGATGAGAGTATATGCTGGGAAGAAGCACTTCATATTTGGGGAGCCCAGGAAGCTCATCACCCAAGATTTGGTGAAGCTTAAGTACTTGGAATACCAGCAGGTGCCCAACAGTGATCCTCCACGCTATGAATTCCTGTGGGGCCCAAGGGCCCATGCCGAAACCAGCAAGATGAGAGTCCTGGAGTTTTTGGCCAAGATTAACCATACAGTCCCCAGTGCCTTTGAGTCTTGTTATAAAGAAGCtttgagagatgaggaagagagagcCCAAGCCACAGGCGCACTGAGGGCTGACACCAATGCCACCTCCAGTGAATGTTGTGGGCCATGTCTAGCAGCTCCTCCCACATCTAGTGAAGTTGAGGCAGATTCTTCACTTTGTGGTTGA
- the LOC106832721 gene encoding melanoma-associated antigen B2-like has translation MPRGQKSKRRAREKRRQARSKTQGPGSAQATAAEVEESPSSPVPGGTPSSSAAAGTSQGVPAPSSPAAGVSCPRSRVGARSRVKKSKNFSQASTSTESSRQDLLTRKASMLMEFLLEKYKMKEPIKKVDMLKLVHKRYKEDFPEILRRASERIELVFGLDLKEVKPNGQSYTLVSKLDVCDDGSMSDDWEYPKSGLLMPLLGVIFLNGNCASEEEIWGFLNILGIYDGREHLIFGEPRKLITKDLVQQKYLEYRQIPDSDPPRFEFLWGPRAHAETSKMKVLEFLAKINGTTPSAFPFHYEEALREEEERAPARASAGAATPATGSARPRARPRARPRARPRARPRASPRAMASSSSHPSEV, from the coding sequence ATGCCTCGAGGTCAGAAGAGTAAGCGCCGTGCCCGTGAGAAACGCCGCCAGGCTCGGAGTAAGACCCAGGGTCCTGGGAGTGCtcaggccactgcagcagaggTTGAAGAGTCCCCCTCCTCTCCTGTTCCTGGGGGTACTCCCTCGAGCTCCGCTGCTGCTGGCACTTCTCAGGGAGTCCCAGCCCCTAGCTCTCCTGCTGCAGGTGTTTCATGCCCAAGATCTCGTGTAGGTGCCAGGAGTCGagttaagaaaagtaaaaatttctcCCAGGCCTCAACCTCCACTGAGAGCTCTCGCCAAGATCTTCTAACCAGGAAGGCAAGCATGTTGATGGAATTCCTGCTGGAGAAGTATAAGATGAAAGAGCCCATTAAGAAGGTAGACATGCTGAAGCTTGTCCACAAAAGGTACAAGGAGGACTTCCCTGAGATTCTCAGGAGAGCCTCTGAGCGCATAGAGCTGGTCTTTGGCCTTGACTTGAAGGAAGTCAAGCCCAATGGCCAATCCTATACCCTTGTCAGCAAGCTAGACGTCTGTGATGATGGAAGTATGAGTGACGACTGGGAATATCCTAAGAGTGGGCTTCTGATGCCTCTCCTGGGTGTGATCTTCTTGAATGGCAACTGCGCCTCCGAAGAGGAGATCTGGGGATTCTTGAATATTTTGGGCATCTATGATGGGAGGGAGCATTTAATCTTTGGAGAGCCCAGGAAGCTCATCACCAAAGATTTGGTGCAGCAGAAGTACCTGGAGTATCGTCAGATACCCGACAGTGATCCTCCACGCTTTGAATTTCTGTGGGGTCCAAGAGCCCATGCTGAAACCAGCAAGATGAAAGTTCTCGAGTTTTTGGCCAAAATCAATGGAACCACCCCCAGTGCCTTCCCATTCCATTATGAAGAGGctttgagagaggaggaagagagagctccAGCCAGAGCTTCAGCCGGGGCTGCCACTCCTGCCACGGGCAGTGCACGTCCCAGGGCACGTCCCAGGGCACGTCCCAGGGCACGTCCCAGGGCACGTCCCAGGGCCAGTCCCAGGGCCATGGCCAGCAGTTCCTCCCACCCCAGTGAGGTCTGA